One Bradyrhizobium sp. CCGB12 genomic window carries:
- a CDS encoding secondary thiamine-phosphate synthase enzyme YjbQ translates to MTSGKSVTRSAPSSVQATTIASSLLTVQTPGRGFTDLTSEAAKFLNEAHARDGALTLFIRHTSASLTIQENADPSVLVDLSTALSRLAPENAPWTHDTEGPDDMPGHVKTMLTQTSLQVPVLNGRLALGTWQAVYLIEHRARPHRREIVLQFIGSDQ, encoded by the coding sequence ATGACATCAGGCAAATCCGTCACGCGCTCGGCGCCATCGTCAGTGCAAGCCACCACCATCGCATCGTCGCTGCTGACGGTGCAGACGCCGGGGCGCGGCTTCACCGATCTCACCAGCGAGGCCGCGAAATTCCTCAATGAGGCCCACGCGCGTGACGGCGCGCTGACGCTGTTCATCCGCCACACCTCGGCCTCGCTGACGATCCAGGAGAACGCCGACCCTTCCGTCCTCGTCGATCTCAGCACGGCGCTGTCCCGGCTCGCGCCCGAAAATGCGCCCTGGACTCACGACACCGAGGGGCCCGACGACATGCCCGGGCACGTCAAGACGATGCTGACGCAGACCTCGCTCCAGGTCCCGGTTCTGAACGGCAGGCTCGCGCTTGGCACCTGGCAGGCGGTCTATCTCATCGAGCATCGTGCTCGCCCGCACCGCCGCGAGATCGTGCTGCAATTCATCGGCAGCGATCAATAG
- a CDS encoding AtpZ/AtpI family protein, giving the protein MTQGTGHGENGDRDKSSEEAALSERLGSLDQRLSEFRDRRIKTEQPAGDGGDGAARASAMALGFRLSSELIAGVIVGAGIGWGFDRLLSTSPFGFIVFTLLGFVAGVVNVVRSAGAGQNRRGGS; this is encoded by the coding sequence ATGACACAGGGCACGGGACACGGCGAGAATGGGGATCGCGATAAATCGTCCGAGGAAGCTGCGCTTTCCGAACGGCTCGGAAGTCTTGATCAGAGGTTGTCCGAATTTCGCGACCGCCGGATCAAGACCGAGCAACCCGCAGGTGACGGTGGAGACGGAGCGGCCAGAGCCTCGGCGATGGCGCTTGGTTTCCGGTTATCCTCGGAGTTGATCGCCGGCGTCATTGTCGGAGCGGGGATTGGCTGGGGGTTCGACCGCTTGCTGTCGACGTCGCCTTTCGGGTTTATCGTGTTCACGCTGCTGGGCTTCGTCGCCGGCGTGGTGAATGTGGTGAGGTCGGCGGGCGCGGGTCAAAACAGGCGCGGTGGTTCGTAA
- a CDS encoding F0F1 ATP synthase subunit A encodes MKIDPIHQFNIEPLFTLGHIGNHTIAFTNSSLYMLVAVAIISILMLASSTQLVPGRLQSVAEISYEFVASTIRSTAGAEGMKFFPLIFSLFMFICVSNLVGIIPYTFTVSSHLIVTAALALLVFFTVLIYGIYKNGLKFFKIFVPHGVPIYILPLVMFIEILSFFLRPVSHSVRLFANMLAGHIALKVFAGFVAMLGFSLGAVGWIGGVLPLALTVALTSLELLVAFLQAYVFAILTCIYLNDAIHPGH; translated from the coding sequence ATGAAAATCGACCCGATCCACCAGTTCAACATCGAGCCTCTCTTCACCCTGGGCCATATCGGCAATCATACGATCGCCTTCACCAATTCGTCGCTCTACATGCTGGTGGCAGTCGCGATCATCTCGATCCTGATGCTCGCCAGCAGCACACAGCTGGTTCCCGGGCGGCTCCAGTCTGTCGCTGAGATCTCCTACGAATTCGTCGCCTCGACCATCCGTTCGACGGCCGGCGCGGAAGGCATGAAGTTCTTCCCGCTGATCTTCTCGCTGTTCATGTTCATCTGCGTCTCGAACCTGGTCGGCATCATCCCCTACACCTTCACGGTGTCGAGCCATCTGATCGTCACCGCGGCGCTCGCGCTTCTGGTGTTCTTTACCGTCCTGATCTACGGCATCTACAAGAACGGCCTGAAATTCTTCAAGATTTTCGTTCCCCACGGCGTCCCCATCTACATCCTGCCGCTGGTCATGTTCATCGAGATCCTGTCGTTCTTCCTGCGGCCGGTCTCCCACAGCGTCCGTCTCTTCGCCAACATGCTGGCCGGCCACATCGCGCTGAAGGTGTTCGCAGGCTTCGTCGCCATGCTCGGCTTTTCGCTCGGCGCCGTCGGCTGGATCGGCGGCGTGCTGCCGCTGGCGCTCACCGTCGCGCTGACTTCGCTCGAGCTCCTGGTCGCGTTCCTCCAGGCCTACGTGTTCGCGATCCTGACCTGCATCTACCTCAACGACGCCATTCATCCGGGACACTGA
- a CDS encoding F0F1 ATP synthase subunit C: MDPAAAKLIGAGIACIGMGGAGVGVGVIFGNYLAAAVRNPSAAQGQFGNLIFGFAVTEALGIFSLLIALLLLFVPL; this comes from the coding sequence ATGGATCCGGCAGCAGCAAAACTTATCGGCGCGGGCATCGCGTGCATCGGCATGGGCGGTGCGGGCGTCGGCGTGGGCGTGATCTTCGGCAACTACCTCGCCGCAGCTGTCCGCAACCCGTCGGCCGCTCAGGGCCAGTTCGGCAACCTGATCTTCGGCTTCGCCGTGACCGAAGCGCTCGGCATCTTCTCGCTGCTGATCGCGCTGCTGCTGCTGTTCGTTCCGCTCTGA
- a CDS encoding F0F1 ATP synthase subunit B, giving the protein MAESHGGAKGPAAGAHTEADGGHHGGGFPPFESSSFASQLVSLAIFFVLLYVIVSKLALPRIGGAIEARQNKIEGDLAEAQKLKDQSDAALKAYESELASARTRAQAIGNESRDKANAQADAERKALEEQLAAKLAGAEKTIASTRAAAMSNVRGIAADAAGQIVQQLTGVVPDAASVNAAVDASLKG; this is encoded by the coding sequence ATGGCTGAGAGTCATGGCGGCGCAAAAGGTCCGGCGGCGGGCGCTCACACCGAGGCTGACGGTGGTCACCACGGTGGCGGTTTCCCGCCGTTCGAGAGCAGCAGCTTTGCTTCACAGCTGGTGTCGCTCGCGATCTTCTTCGTCCTGCTTTACGTGATCGTGTCCAAGCTCGCTCTGCCGCGCATCGGCGGTGCGATCGAGGCGCGCCAGAACAAAATCGAGGGCGACCTCGCCGAAGCGCAGAAGCTGAAGGACCAGTCCGACGCGGCGCTGAAGGCCTATGAAAGCGAGCTCGCTTCGGCGCGCACGCGGGCACAGGCGATCGGCAACGAATCCCGCGACAAGGCGAATGCGCAGGCGGACGCCGAGCGCAAGGCGCTGGAAGAACAGCTGGCGGCCAAGCTCGCCGGGGCGGAGAAGACCATCGCCTCGACCCGCGCCGCCGCCATGAGCAACGTCCGCGGCATCGCGGCCGATGCGGCAGGCCAGATCGTGCAGCAGCTCACCGGCGTCGTTCCCGACGCTGCGTCAGTCAATGCCGCGGTCGATGCGTCCTTGAAGGGTTAG
- a CDS encoding ATP F0F1 synthase subunit B (Produces ATP from ADP in the presence of a proton gradient across the membrane. Subunit B is part of the membrane proton channel.) yields MFFEPEFWVAVAFVILMVVFGYLGIFKTAMTALDHRAARIKAELDDATRLKQEAAKVLADYKARSATAEREAADIIANAKAEAERIAADAKAKMEDFVARRTKTAESKIALAEAQALADVRAAAAEAAVQAASTILSQSVKGQVADDLLAKGISEVRQKLN; encoded by the coding sequence ATGTTCTTCGAACCTGAATTTTGGGTCGCCGTCGCCTTCGTGATCCTGATGGTCGTGTTCGGCTATCTCGGGATCTTCAAGACGGCGATGACGGCACTCGATCATCGCGCCGCCCGCATCAAGGCCGAGCTCGACGACGCAACGCGCCTCAAGCAGGAGGCGGCCAAGGTGCTCGCCGACTACAAGGCGCGTAGTGCCACCGCCGAGCGCGAGGCCGCCGACATCATCGCCAACGCCAAGGCCGAAGCCGAGCGCATCGCAGCCGACGCCAAGGCGAAGATGGAAGACTTCGTCGCCCGCCGCACCAAGACCGCGGAGAGCAAGATCGCGCTCGCCGAGGCTCAGGCGCTGGCCGATGTGCGCGCCGCGGCCGCCGAAGCCGCCGTTCAGGCCGCCTCGACGATCCTGTCGCAGTCGGTCAAGGGCCAGGTCGCCGACGACCTGCTCGCCAAGGGCATCAGCGAAGTCAGGCAGAAGCTGAACTGA
- a CDS encoding GNAT family N-acetyltransferase encodes MALFRLPSSGPAALAPRGNGLLLRAPQMSDFLQWAHLRESSRDYLTPWEPIWPSDDLTRSGFRRRLRRYSEDIAADRSYPFLIFRELDGAMVGGITLANVRRGIVQAGTIGYWIGQPHAHRGYMTAGLRVLLPTLFGELNLHRVEAACIPTNAPSIRVLEKCGFSREGLARRYLCINGVWQDHLLFGLLHEDFRG; translated from the coding sequence ATGGCCCTCTTTCGCCTGCCATCCAGTGGACCCGCCGCCCTCGCGCCGCGCGGCAACGGGCTGCTGCTGCGCGCCCCGCAGATGTCGGACTTCCTGCAATGGGCTCACTTGCGCGAAAGCAGCCGCGACTACCTCACCCCCTGGGAGCCGATCTGGCCGTCGGACGACCTCACCCGGTCCGGCTTCCGCCGCCGCCTGCGCCGCTACTCCGAGGATATCGCCGCGGACCGTTCCTATCCGTTTCTGATCTTTCGCGAGCTCGACGGCGCCATGGTTGGCGGCATCACGCTGGCCAATGTCCGACGCGGCATCGTGCAGGCCGGCACCATCGGCTACTGGATTGGACAGCCTCACGCCCATCGCGGCTATATGACGGCTGGGCTGCGGGTGCTGCTGCCGACGCTGTTCGGCGAGCTGAACCTGCACCGCGTCGAGGCCGCCTGTATTCCCACCAATGCGCCGTCGATCCGGGTGCTGGAAAAGTGCGGTTTCTCCCGCGAGGGGCTGGCGCGCCGCTATCTCTGCATCAACGGGGTCTGGCAGGACCACCTGCTATTCGGCCTGCTGCATGAGGATTTCCGCGGCTGA
- a CDS encoding pitrilysin family protein, whose amino-acid sequence MSVEISKLASGLTVVTDKMPHLETAALGVWAGVGGRDEKPNEHGISHLLEHMAFKGTTKRSSREIVEEIEAVGGDLNAGTSTETTSYYARVLKADVPLALDVLADILANPAFEPDELEREKNVIVQEIGAAQDTPDDVVFEHLNELCYPDQPMGRSLLGTAKTLRGFNRDMLRGYLSTHYRGPDMVVAAAGAVDHSQVVAEVEQRFASFEATPGPKPQSAQFGKGGAKVVHRELEQAHLTLALEGVPQNDLSLFSLQVFTNILGGGMSSRLFQEVREKRGLCYSIYSFHAPYTDTGFFGLYTGTDPADAPEMMEVVVDIMNDSVETLTEAEIARAKAQMKAGLLMALESCSSRAEQLARHVLAYGRPQTVQELVARIDAVSVESTRDAARALLSRSRPAVVALGSGRGLDTAVSFAEGLTRARAKARLH is encoded by the coding sequence ATGAGCGTTGAGATTTCCAAGCTTGCCTCCGGCCTGACCGTCGTCACCGACAAGATGCCCCATCTCGAGACCGCGGCGCTCGGCGTCTGGGCCGGCGTCGGGGGACGCGACGAGAAGCCGAACGAGCACGGCATCTCGCACCTGCTGGAACACATGGCGTTCAAGGGGACGACCAAGCGCTCCTCGCGCGAGATCGTGGAGGAGATCGAAGCGGTCGGCGGCGACCTCAATGCTGGCACCTCGACCGAGACGACCTCCTACTACGCACGGGTGCTGAAGGCCGACGTGCCGCTCGCGCTCGACGTGCTCGCCGACATCCTTGCCAATCCTGCCTTCGAGCCGGACGAGCTGGAGCGCGAGAAGAACGTCATCGTGCAGGAGATTGGGGCTGCGCAGGACACACCCGACGACGTCGTGTTCGAGCATCTCAACGAGCTCTGCTATCCCGACCAGCCGATGGGGCGTTCGCTGCTCGGCACTGCCAAGACGCTGCGCGGCTTCAACCGCGACATGCTTCGCGGCTATCTGTCGACGCATTATCGCGGGCCCGACATGGTGGTGGCCGCCGCCGGCGCCGTCGACCACAGCCAAGTGGTCGCCGAAGTCGAGCAGCGCTTCGCGAGCTTCGAGGCGACGCCGGGACCCAAGCCGCAATCCGCGCAGTTCGGCAAGGGCGGCGCCAAGGTGGTCCACCGTGAGCTCGAGCAGGCGCATCTGACGCTGGCGCTGGAAGGCGTGCCGCAGAACGACCTGTCGCTGTTCTCGCTCCAGGTCTTCACCAACATTCTCGGCGGGGGAATGTCGTCGCGGCTGTTCCAGGAGGTGCGCGAAAAGCGCGGCCTCTGCTACTCCATCTACAGCTTCCACGCCCCCTATACCGACACCGGCTTCTTCGGGCTCTACACCGGCACCGATCCGGCCGATGCGCCGGAGATGATGGAGGTCGTGGTCGACATCATGAATGATTCGGTGGAGACGCTGACCGAGGCCGAGATCGCGCGGGCCAAGGCGCAGATGAAGGCGGGCCTGTTGATGGCGCTGGAGAGCTGCTCGTCCCGCGCCGAGCAGCTCGCCCGGCATGTACTCGCCTATGGCCGGCCGCAGACGGTGCAGGAGCTGGTGGCCCGGATCGATGCTGTCAGCGTCGAATCGACCCGGGATGCGGCGCGTGCGCTGCTTTCGCGTAGCCGCCCTGCGGTGGTTGCATTGGGTAGCGGCAGGGGTCTGGACACGGCGGTGTCTTTTGCGGAAGGATTGACCCGGGCGCGCGCCAAGGCGCGGCTGCATTAG
- the thrC gene encoding threonine synthase, which translates to MTRYISTRGEAPELGFCDVMLTGLARDGGLYVPATWPQLSAETIAGFFGRPYWEVAVDVIRPFAGGEISDAELGRMANEAYATFRHPAVVPLRQMSPHQFVLELFHGPTLAFKDVAMQLISRLMDHVLAKRGQRTTIVVATSGDTGGAAVEAFAGLENVDLIVLFPHKRISEVQQRMMTTTGAANVHALAVEGTFDDCQALVKGMFNNHRFRDATSLSGVNSINWARIVAQVVYYFTSAVAVGAPARAVDFVVPTGNFGDIFAGYVAKRMGLPVRTLRIAANVNDILARTLKTGIYEVREVHATASPSMDIQISSNFERLLFEAGRRDAAGVRRLMDSLKQSGRFVLPDATLAAIREEFDAGRADEIETAAAIRAAWREAGELVDPHTAVALAVADRDTTDTTVPSIVLSTAHPAKFPDAIEAACGQRPQLPAWLDGLMTKSEHMKVMKNDQAEVERFVLSVSRAAKQGVAG; encoded by the coding sequence TTGACTCGTTATATCTCGACCCGGGGCGAGGCCCCCGAACTCGGCTTCTGTGACGTGATGCTGACCGGGCTCGCCCGCGACGGCGGCCTGTACGTGCCTGCCACCTGGCCGCAGCTTTCGGCCGAGACCATCGCCGGCTTCTTCGGCCGGCCCTATTGGGAGGTCGCGGTCGACGTGATTCGTCCCTTCGCCGGCGGGGAGATTTCGGACGCCGAACTCGGTCGTATGGCCAACGAGGCCTATGCCACCTTCCGCCATCCCGCGGTGGTGCCGCTGCGCCAGATGTCGCCGCACCAGTTCGTGCTGGAGCTGTTCCATGGCCCGACGCTCGCCTTCAAGGACGTGGCGATGCAGCTGATCTCGCGGCTGATGGACCATGTGCTTGCCAAGCGCGGCCAGCGCACCACCATCGTGGTCGCGACATCAGGCGATACCGGCGGCGCCGCAGTCGAAGCTTTCGCGGGGCTTGAGAATGTCGACCTCATCGTGCTGTTCCCGCACAAGCGCATCTCCGAGGTCCAGCAGCGGATGATGACGACGACGGGGGCTGCCAATGTGCACGCGCTCGCCGTCGAAGGCACCTTCGACGATTGCCAGGCGCTCGTGAAGGGGATGTTCAACAATCATCGCTTTCGCGATGCGACCTCGCTCTCCGGCGTCAACTCGATCAACTGGGCACGCATCGTCGCCCAGGTGGTCTATTACTTCACGTCGGCCGTTGCCGTCGGCGCGCCGGCGCGTGCGGTGGATTTCGTCGTGCCGACCGGCAATTTCGGCGACATCTTCGCCGGTTACGTCGCCAAGCGCATGGGGCTGCCGGTGCGCACCTTGCGTATCGCCGCCAACGTCAACGACATCCTTGCCCGCACGCTCAAGACCGGCATCTACGAGGTGCGCGAGGTGCACGCCACGGCGTCGCCGTCGATGGACATCCAGATCTCCTCGAATTTCGAGCGGCTGCTGTTCGAGGCCGGCCGGCGCGACGCGGCGGGCGTGCGCCGCCTGATGGATTCGCTGAAGCAGTCCGGACGCTTCGTGTTGCCCGATGCGACGCTGGCTGCGATCCGCGAGGAGTTTGATGCAGGGCGCGCCGACGAGATCGAAACCGCGGCTGCGATCCGCGCCGCCTGGCGCGAGGCAGGCGAACTGGTAGATCCCCATACCGCCGTGGCGCTCGCGGTCGCTGACCGCGATACCACCGACACGACGGTGCCGAGCATCGTGCTCTCCACGGCCCATCCCGCCAAATTCCCCGACGCAATCGAGGCGGCCTGCGGCCAGCGGCCGCAATTGCCTGCCTGGCTTGACGGATTGATGACCAAATCCGAACACATGAAGGTGATGAAGAACGATCAGGCGGAGGTCGAGCGGTTCGTGCTGTCGGTCAGCCGCGCCGCAAAGCAGGGAGTTGCCGGATGA
- a CDS encoding response regulator transcription factor, translating into MQDTAKPATKVLIVDDHPVVLSGCRTLFASDHSIRIDEATDAKSGHRAYVSKRPDVTVIDISLPDVSGFELMRRIRKDDPDAKIIMFSMNDDPAFVVRAVELGAQGYVSKGDDPRILLKAVRKVVAGDNFISPQLAEAVTFSGAAIKANPASQMTPRELEILRLLGRGDKIVEVAEALGISYKTVANTTSLLKQKLGAKNHSDLIRIAVEIGMS; encoded by the coding sequence ATGCAAGATACCGCCAAGCCGGCGACCAAGGTCCTGATCGTCGACGACCATCCCGTGGTGCTGTCCGGTTGCCGCACCCTGTTCGCGTCCGACCATTCGATCCGTATCGACGAGGCGACCGATGCCAAATCCGGGCATCGCGCCTATGTCAGCAAGCGGCCCGACGTCACCGTGATCGACATCAGCCTGCCCGATGTCTCCGGCTTCGAGCTGATGCGACGCATCCGCAAGGATGATCCGGACGCCAAGATCATCATGTTCAGCATGAACGATGATCCGGCCTTCGTGGTGCGGGCGGTCGAGCTCGGGGCGCAGGGCTATGTCTCCAAAGGCGACGATCCCAGGATCCTGCTGAAAGCGGTGCGCAAGGTGGTCGCGGGCGACAATTTCATCTCGCCGCAGCTTGCGGAAGCCGTGACGTTTTCCGGCGCGGCGATCAAGGCCAATCCGGCCTCGCAGATGACGCCGCGGGAGCTCGAGATTCTCCGCCTGCTCGGGCGCGGCGACAAGATCGTCGAGGTCGCCGAGGCGCTCGGCATCTCCTACAAGACCGTGGCGAACACCACGTCCTTGCTCAAGCAGAAGTTAGGGGCCAAGAACCACTCCGACCTGATCCGGATCGCAGTGGAAATCGGGATGAGCTGA
- a CDS encoding histidine kinase, with protein sequence MWQRLSFRTQLFLPLGASFFAALIMGGILLQTFATGQLADESEPGRRSTRAVAAALNNTLRTSDNPRRTLDDFVHSLGNASDIQFRAVEEGPAPSPKDGLRNLHGVPQWFIDLLIIPDMDTASPVMIDGRRVGDILFLPDLSADLFEKWIGFLALTSLVALLMVLTSTIAYVFAGSALRPLQNLGEGLTRMRCGDYATPIPVAGPPEIRQSCEEANALAATLAQLSQDNRDLLHRLVWLQDDERRDLARELHDELGPLLFSIRAGTIALIETAPAMGNLGNSAENVLQSVEALQQTNRRILDRLRPLYIEELGLETSVQTLLRNFRKQAPHVDLTATIDPGLNGIEGPLAQTVYRVIQEALTNVLRHAEASNAHVQAMVLEDTLVIEISDDGGGFPEGNVFGRGLTGMHERVRALSGSLSLLRADERTHVRCRLPVETMRDQPAFR encoded by the coding sequence ATGTGGCAACGACTCTCGTTCAGAACCCAACTCTTTCTCCCGCTGGGCGCGAGCTTCTTCGCCGCGCTCATCATGGGCGGCATACTGCTCCAGACTTTCGCAACCGGCCAGCTCGCCGACGAAAGCGAGCCGGGGCGCCGCTCGACCCGGGCAGTGGCTGCCGCGCTCAACAACACGCTGCGCACCTCTGACAATCCACGACGGACACTCGATGACTTTGTCCATTCTCTGGGGAACGCCTCAGATATCCAATTCCGGGCCGTAGAAGAGGGTCCTGCGCCCTCTCCGAAGGACGGCCTGCGCAACTTGCATGGCGTACCGCAATGGTTCATCGACCTGCTTATCATCCCCGACATGGATACGGCGTCCCCGGTGATGATCGACGGCAGGCGGGTCGGCGATATCTTGTTCCTGCCGGACCTGTCGGCCGACCTGTTCGAGAAGTGGATCGGCTTTCTCGCGCTGACGAGCCTGGTCGCTTTGCTGATGGTGCTCACGAGCACCATTGCCTATGTTTTCGCGGGGTCGGCCCTGCGCCCTCTGCAAAATCTCGGCGAAGGTCTCACGCGGATGCGGTGCGGCGACTACGCGACGCCGATCCCGGTAGCAGGACCGCCGGAGATCCGGCAGAGCTGCGAAGAGGCCAACGCCCTGGCGGCGACGCTGGCGCAATTGAGTCAGGACAATCGCGACCTGTTGCACCGCCTGGTATGGCTCCAGGACGACGAGCGGCGTGATCTCGCCCGCGAATTGCACGACGAACTCGGCCCGCTTCTGTTCAGCATCCGCGCCGGGACGATCGCCCTGATCGAGACTGCGCCTGCCATGGGAAATCTCGGCAATTCGGCGGAAAACGTCCTGCAATCGGTCGAGGCGCTCCAGCAGACCAACCGCCGTATCCTCGACCGGCTGCGGCCGCTCTATATCGAGGAATTGGGGTTGGAGACCAGCGTGCAGACGCTGCTCCGGAATTTTCGCAAGCAGGCACCGCATGTCGACCTGACTGCCACGATCGATCCCGGTCTCAACGGGATCGAAGGACCGCTGGCCCAGACCGTCTATCGCGTGATCCAGGAGGCGCTGACCAACGTGCTGCGTCATGCCGAGGCCAGCAATGCTCATGTACAGGCCATGGTCCTCGAAGACACCCTCGTCATCGAGATATCCGACGACGGCGGCGGCTTTCCCGAGGGCAACGTCTTCGGCCGGGGCCTGACCGGCATGCATGAGCGCGTGCGCGCGCTCAGCGGATCGCTGTCACTGCTGCGCGCGGACGAACGAACCCATGTACGCTGCCGCTTGCCGGTCGAGACGATGCGAGACCAGCCGGCTTTCCGCTAA
- a CDS encoding nuclear transport factor 2 family protein, translated as MSDIDQMGIVVDWVDACRKGDLAMLLDLYADNAEIECTCNGKRRYHGRSELEAYWQPQLSAFSSAGFGMEEIHPAPHGVDLEYSIAGALRIRASFRFSAEGKIRSTLCEPARQNAHDGCVC; from the coding sequence GTGAGCGATATTGATCAGATGGGAATCGTCGTCGACTGGGTGGACGCCTGCCGGAAGGGCGACCTTGCGATGCTGCTCGACCTGTACGCCGACAACGCCGAGATCGAATGCACCTGTAACGGCAAGCGTCGCTATCACGGCCGCAGCGAGCTCGAAGCCTATTGGCAGCCGCAGCTCAGCGCCTTCTCCTCGGCGGGCTTCGGGATGGAGGAGATCCATCCCGCGCCCCACGGTGTCGATCTCGAATACTCCATCGCTGGTGCGCTGCGCATTCGTGCTTCGTTTCGCTTCAGCGCCGAAGGCAAGATTCGCAGCACGCTGTGCGAGCCGGCGCGTCAGAACGCGCATGACGGCTGCGTGTGCTAA
- a CDS encoding SURF1 family protein, with translation MNGIVRKPRVAGFALFTLLLMAVCLALGVWQLQRRTAKHELIAALTERLATSPVALPAPAQWAALNPARDEFRRVSFTAIYAALPDAMVYSSGSAVRKDASGPGTWAFLPARLPSGEMVVIDAGFVENTMQDRSVEDRAVRKLVTGQPVVLTGYLRFPEAPGWLTPAENRDKRLWFVRDHPGIASALGWGAVAPFYLDLEQPVPENGIPRPGPLDVHLKDDHLQYAITWFALAGAVLIAFAVWVRGRRTA, from the coding sequence ATGAACGGGATTGTGCGCAAGCCTCGCGTGGCCGGCTTCGCGCTGTTCACGCTGCTCCTGATGGCTGTTTGCCTCGCACTCGGCGTCTGGCAATTGCAGCGCCGGACGGCCAAGCACGAGCTGATCGCGGCCCTCACCGAACGGCTTGCGACGTCGCCGGTCGCGCTGCCGGCGCCTGCGCAATGGGCCGCGCTCAATCCTGCCCGCGACGAGTTCCGCCGCGTCAGCTTCACCGCAATCTATGCAGCCTTGCCCGATGCGATGGTCTATTCCTCCGGCTCGGCCGTGCGCAAGGACGCCTCCGGCCCCGGCACCTGGGCATTCCTGCCGGCGCGGCTTCCGAGCGGTGAGATGGTCGTGATCGATGCGGGCTTCGTCGAGAACACGATGCAGGATCGCAGCGTCGAGGATCGTGCGGTGAGGAAGCTCGTCACAGGACAGCCTGTCGTGCTCACCGGCTATCTGCGCTTTCCCGAGGCCCCAGGCTGGCTGACGCCGGCGGAGAACCGCGACAAACGGCTTTGGTTCGTGCGCGATCATCCGGGAATCGCAAGCGCGCTCGGCTGGGGCGCGGTTGCGCCGTTCTATCTCGATCTCGAGCAGCCGGTGCCCGAGAACGGCATTCCGCGTCCCGGTCCGCTCGACGTGCATCTCAAGGACGATCACCTGCAATACGCCATCACCTGGTTCGCGCTCGCAGGTGCCGTGTTGATCGCCTTCGCCGTGTGGGTGAGGGGGCGACGCACGGCCTGA
- a CDS encoding DUF983 domain-containing protein encodes MNDTAGPSESETTVLQSALRGLACKCPRCGEGKLYAGFLTLAPRCDRCGLDYAFIDTGDGPAIFIIMLAGAIVVGCALVVEVKYQPPFWLHAVLWLPLILATTLLPLRAMKSLLIALQFHHKAAPGRLIDRAK; translated from the coding sequence ATGAACGACACCGCCGGCCCATCCGAGTCCGAAACGACGGTCCTGCAAAGCGCACTGCGCGGGCTTGCCTGCAAATGTCCGCGCTGCGGCGAGGGCAAGCTCTATGCGGGCTTCCTGACGCTCGCGCCGCGCTGCGACCGCTGCGGTCTCGACTATGCTTTCATCGATACCGGCGACGGCCCGGCGATCTTCATCATCATGCTGGCCGGTGCGATCGTCGTCGGCTGCGCGCTGGTCGTCGAGGTCAAGTATCAGCCGCCGTTCTGGCTGCATGCGGTGCTCTGGCTGCCGCTGATCCTCGCCACCACGTTGTTGCCGCTGCGCGCGATGAAGTCGCTGCTGATCGCGCTGCAGTTCCACCACAAGGCGGCGCCGGGCCGGCTCATCGACCGCGCGAAATGA